In the Arachis stenosperma cultivar V10309 chromosome 8, arast.V10309.gnm1.PFL2, whole genome shotgun sequence genome, TTTGCGATGCAGTTTGAAAATGGATCGGATATTTTTACCGATCCAATTTCAAGTGGTTTCGATTAGATTGGATACTTCGTTCAATCTGGTCATAAATCATAATTAACTAAGCAGGGCAAATTCTTTATCCCGCATGGCTACCCTACTATATATTATTCCCTAATTTTCTCTACTGGTAATGTATTCTAAATTTACAACTATTCACATTTAAGTAATCAAATTTTAAGTGAAACATGCTGTCACCTCTTCAGGGCCCATCTCCGATCAATATCAGTGTAAACAAACTCCTGACAACGTACAATTCCACCAGCTCCACCAAAGCACAACCATCTCTCACTACCCTTGTTCATGTTCCATCTCACCCTATGCAAAGCTACCATTTTGGAAGGAAATACTTCTGGTATATTACCAAAATCTGCCTTCTCAGTATCATCCCCGAGATTTCTTGCCGACGCATCATCTTTGCTAACAAGAGAATTACTTTCTGCTGGTTTTTTCTTGTCACTACCAGTCAGTTTTTGTCTTTTAGGCTGCTTCACAGAAGACAATGCTTCCTCAGATTCCGATGCCATACCCAAATCGTCATCACCACAGAGCGCTACCACAACAAATTGAAGAATCAGTAAATATTCTTGAGAAATTATTGCAGAAAATCAGATAAGTATATCATCAAATTTACAAAGGCAAACCAAAAGTTTGAGAATCAGGATTCGAAGCCTTCGCCATCTCACCGGTTGCACTTTTTCTCAGCAAGTCTCGAAAAGATTGAGCATGCCGAACCCTTTCAATGGACCTCTTTAATGGAAAGGGACCAGTTGAAACTGAACTATTGATCACAAGAGTTGAGTCCTCCTCAGTTACTGACCCACAGAGGAAGAATGGAACACTATGGTGTGAATCACCTATTTCTACTGCTTTAGTCGTAAGCTGACATTAAAAAACATAGGTAAGAAATGGGCAGAAGGGCAAAGAAAATCAATTTGTATAAAGCATTAGTCAAGAACTGCTACAAATTTGAGGAATACCATCATGTTTGAGGAATATCCAACAAAATGTTACTCACCTGAAAACGGAAGACAGTACCATCTGCACCACAGTATGCAACCATGCCTGGCACAACATGATAATTAGAGACAACACATTATTTAAGTAGTTCATCATGATATTTAGATAACTTAGAGAGTCACAAATTACCATTAACTGATAGCTTGTTTGCAAAGAATATAACCACTAAAAAGGTACCTGTGTTACGTGACACTTGAACATTCCATATGGCAGAAGATGAGAGTGAATAAGTGTGCAACCAGGGTTGTCTTTTCCCATTGTATGTTTTTCCATTTACAGGGAATTCATTTGCAACCTTCACCAAGCTAATGGTTTTCATTGTCCCATCTTCAAAGGACATAATGATGCAACTATAAAACATAAACAAAACAACTCTAGGTTAATCATCATGATGAGGTCATACAGCAATTCTGTCCTGTCGAAATTATGCATTACCTTGGCTTTGGCAACCAATCCAGACTATATATGTTTCTTGGCACAGGTTGCATACTCCTCAAAGGACGAAATGGATTACTACAAATACATTTTTACTAATAAATCAGAACACTGAACTAGGTTTTTACACAAATCTAGCCAAAGACCGTTTGTAGCGAGATATGCGCCTTGACATAATGAGATGTCAATATTCATCCTTTCTACCCAAGGAGAGAACTAATTACTCATGCACACACAGATACAAAAAGAAATCGCAATTAATGTGCCATTTGAAGAGTGTTCACCAGTTTGCCAATCTTAGATAAGTTTTACAACGTATAATATAATTGCCCCAATATTTGGAAACAATATCCTCTATACAGAAAATTATATTCTAAGATGAAGGTGATATAAACGATTGAAAGACAGAAATTTAGAATAAacctaaaattaaataaaatctggTCAAGGAATCAAGAAAGGAAAATTTTCATGAGAAAAGGTATTGTGCTTCTAGTGCATTGAATGCTCAAAAGTTACAAagtagacaaaaaaaaaaaaaacaaaaaggaaaagaaaaagcacTAACCGCAGGTCCCAAAACTTAAGGCCTTCATGTCCAGCAGTAACTATTATATTGAAACTCTCAGGATCACtaaaataaaacaacaaaaaacaagATACAATAAAATTGCTTATCCTGATCAACATTACACAGGTAAACAATGAATAAGGCAGACTTACAAACCATACTATTAGACTTTcatcaagaagaaaaggggacAGTTACATGAATGAAATCAGTTGTCTGAGCACActaaatgaaaaaggaaaattccACAACAatttcaaaagcccacaaacaCAATAAGTTTCATAAACTATGTAAATAACTAGATTATATTAGGttgaagctggaaatcaatTAGAATCTTTTCAATTTAACAAAATCGGAAAATACAGaggtgaaaataaaaatatagaacaaatatTCAATTATAGTATTTTAATTCTTCCAAATCCTATAAAGACACAACATAGCAACAGAAAAATGTTAAATGCAATTAAATAACATGTCTTTATTGAATTGGTTTCAATCATTACTAACCCTTCAAACGGTGTCCAGGCGACGGCTCTAATAGGAGCTGCATCTCCCCTGAAACAAAGCACAGGCTTTGTATCTGCATATAAAAAATTGGGTCAGTAGAATAATTATTGTCTAGTGAATCTGATGACTTTGTTTTTCAACACAGCTACCTTCCCTAAGAACGAAATATGTAAACATGAGTATGGCAACAAAAACATTACCATCACATTTAGATGAAGTCTTTATAGAGAATTTCCACAAAGCAACCTTAAATATAAAGCAAAATACATTAGCAGATATACTTTATAAAGAGTATTGGGATGACAAGATACTTATGTTTGAACTGAACAATGATGGTGAGaaacaaatttaacaataaatacaaaattacaagaatatataataaataagggTAATATTATCAAAATGACTTCTCTTTATCCCTCCCAATAAAACATCATGaatgaatttttttcttaatcttactaacctactatgaaaaaataaaacaaaataaaataaaataatgaagaAGCAAAGAACGGAAAATAGAAGAATAGTTAACAAAAATTATACCATTCCATCATGGCAGCCCACAAGTAAATAGTCATGAGGGGGCATGACAGACCACTCCACTGTCAACGGAATGCTGTGATATCAAACAATGGATGAAATTAAATCAGTGACAAGGCTAAAAGGAAACTTATAATTACCGGTATCAAGCAAGTTCAACTACCTTAGGCAGCACGGCATGAATGTTTTAAATTGAAGCACTTTTTTAAAATGTGCTCACTTCCAATTAACTTATCCAGTAATCAGCCaagttaaaattaaatatgTTAATTTATTTTGCCCCTCAGTGATTGAATTCGTACAATTTTTCCCCTAAAAGGAACAAGTTAAGTAACACcataaaaagagaaagaagaaggaagcaTGCCTTTGTTTTCCACCACGCTTCAACATTGAGCATTTAAATACAGGTGCCAATTTTATAAAACGAGGATCAGTGCCCTCCCTATGCTTATAAATCTCCCTCAACACACGAGGAAGAGGAACCTCCCACCTGCAATTGAAACTTGACATGTTGATAAGGCAACAATAACAAGGAGCATCCCATAAAAGAGTTGTGAAAATATCTGATACAAAGAGATTTAATGTCAAAAAGAAATAGCATAACATATGAGAAGAGATGAATAACCATATAGAATAGAGTTGAACAACTCCAAACATAAATTACACCCCGATTTTGATATTtctaatctaaattaaattcCAAGATAGGGTGCTGTGCTATTCTACAAATTGCATCTGAATTatgaaaaatatccaaattttcaactacctgtaaaatttttaaacaagaACAATAATAATCAATAGGAGATGAGGCATCAGATATCTTACACTTCTAGAGATCCGTTGCCCAACAAGACAGCAAGATAGCCCATTCGGTGTTTGCTTACTGGGTCATACATGTTGCGCGGTTGCCATTTCACATCCCATGCCAACTTTCCGTTATGAGCTAGGCAAGACACAAGTTTTGGCATAGTCACATTCCCTGAAATAGAATTAGGGGCGACTACATTACCCATTGCAGAGCTGCCATGAGGTTGACTTGAGTCATTCTCAACCTGTGTCAATAGTGCCGCATCTTCGTTGCATCCCACATCCCTATGGTTAGCTTTCAACCTACTACTTTTAACATGAGTTTCCAAGATATTATTGCATGCAGAAGCAGCTTTCTTGGTTTGTTTCTGCTTTGCAACTGAACATTGTTGCAAGGCTGCTTCATTGCGATTTCCATCAGCTGCGCCTGAAAAATTTATTTCAGCTGAATCTTCTGGAACCTGAACTGCAAGAGCTTGCACAGCTTGATTCTCAGAATTTGAAGAACATACAGTAGCTTCTTTTGAACTCTTTTTAGGCCTTCCTCTAGGCCTCTTTATTTGTGCTGATTTTTCACTTGAGGCCTCAATTATTTTATGTCCTCTTCTACTCATGTCAATGATAGGTAATATTTCTTCATTGTTCCAACAAACCCCATCCGAAGCAGGAAGCTCAGAAGAACTTTCTGGAAACTGAACATCTAGGGCTGGTATGTACTGGGGGGTTTCACTATTTGTGTTATCAATTACTTTTCCTTTGGGATTCTTTCTAGGTCTTCCTCTAGGCCTCGTCACCTTTGTTGACTTGTCTTTTTTAGGTCTTTTTTTCCCCTTATTTGttaaataacatttttcttcATCCTGCTCACGGATATTTAGAAGACACCATATTTGTATAACACCTCTACCAGTCAGTGGGGCACCCATCTTGTGGTAAGAAGAACCAGGTGGATGAGTAGCAACAGCAACAAACTAATACAGAATAAAAAATTGTCACCCAATATACAATATGTCAAGGTTATAAAAAAGTACAAAAATTATATCCTAAATTCCTAATAACTTCTTAGAAGAGCAAAGCTCATGCAAGTGCCGACTAACATCCGAGAAAGTAGTAACATAATAATTCCAAATACTTATCTGTATCAAGTATAACAATATAACATATGATAGTGCAATGCATTAAAAAGCTTTGTCAATTGCACTGCTATGATGGAAGACATGCTACTCCTTTCATCCATCTATTTCATAAATCTAGTTGACGGAAAACACATGGTTAGTATCGCAATAAATACAATACAAATCACTGGAATTATCAAAATCACGCCTGAATCGCTTGAATCACATCTGAATCACTTGAATAGCAATTAATATTGCAATTTGCAAACTGATGATTCAGGAACTGGCTGGGTTCCGGGAGTTTTAGGTCAGGTCAAACGCGTCCCAGTTtgcaaaaaattatttttttcgctcctttttttttcaatcaaagccACAATTGCAGCCGACTCTTTACCTCTTCAGTTCCAATTTTATATAAGTGTTTAAAATCGAGGGAAAAAACAACTGTAAATTTCTTCCTTGTGGCGTTCTGCAACTGCAAGAACACAGGCAACATTCTTCTGCAAGTGAAGCACCATTCACTCAGCCTCAGAtgcattattatttgttttattgAATCTTTGacttcttttctttatattatttaatatctaATGACTTGTGGAATTGTTTCTTGTCATTATTTTATTGTTGGAGGGCAATATGTTATGTTTGATATTGTTTTGCCTTATGCCTAGTACTTCGCATGCTGTGTATTGatcattttgaaaattgaattgcAAAACTAATCCATAGTTTAATTACTTTCTGGTCATTTTTATTTCTGGATATTATTATGAGACATGAATTATATGGTTATTTAAAggtttagttttatttattattgttgtttatATCTTATGATACACAATAGAATACGATATGATATACGATACAGAAAATTGATGTTTTGATACACGATACGTATCCCTATTTAATAATCTGGGATGGGAAACCTCTCCCATCCCATGAGATTTCAAATAGACAATGAACCTTGACATGTTAGATGTCAAAACCAACAAATAGACAGAGTACACCATTTAGCTCATGTTCAAACTTCAAAAACTTCCCCATACAATAGTAAGCCAATAAAAAGTAGCTAAATAGATGGCTTGAAAGGCGGGAGAGAGAAACCAAGTACCTCACATTTAGCTGAACAATCAGGCCTTTCATCTATCCAAGGACACCAATCTAACGCCCATACAGGGCCTCCAACACACATCACAAAGTCTCTGCATCTACAGCATTTGAAGTGTTTGGCCAAGTTAAATGATGAGTAGCAATGGAATACAATAATTTGTCAGGAACTTCAAAGTGGGCAGTAATGCCCATACTGATGTCAATGGACCAAAAGACCACAGATAGGCAACATACTAGTGATACCTGGATTCCTGCAATTTGGTATCCACGGGATGCTCTTTGCTTTGCACATCACACTAAGAACGATACACAAAAAGATAATGAATTGTTTGCAACACAACACCTGTAACATTGTTACTAATCAAGAAGAATTTTGATAAGATGAGCTCTGAAGAGGAAACAAATAAAAGGATACAAACAGCTTATACCTGGGGAACAGTGGCTGATGAGAACTGAGGCAAAGTTATGGCTCCAGCATCTTTTTCCTCAGAGCTCTGACATCTCTCAGTTATGTAACCAAACCTAATGCTTTTTGGTGGATACCTAAAATCTCTCCATTCTCTACACATTTGAAAAACAAACAAGCTAAGAACTACTTATGTTCATTCAAATTAACACATACAAACAAACTCTGACTACCAAGCTGTTCTCAGCATCTAcatcactattttctattcTCGGGATATCTCTATCTAAAGTAAGTTCAAAACAATTTACATGCATTTTAAAAGAAATCTTGTATTGCCATTTGTTTCAACTTCTTTTTGACTGAAAATAGTGATCACTTTTACCAaaacaaatcaaaattttttagaaaatatttatCTTAACCACTTAACTTCAACTcttgttattttaaaaatttaaaagtttctGAAACATTCTTTAAAGCAAAAGATGAAATAATTAACTTCTCTTAAACTGAAAAGTGATTCCTTTAGTACTTAAAAATCACTTTGTCcaaaacaaatttaaataataaaaaataaatatagaagCTAAAACAAGTGCACCTAAATATTCTACAAGCACATACAAAATTATTGTTTCCGTATAAAATGTACCCTATTATGATTATAAATACTGAGATTATGTGTACATGTTTATAGCTAGAGTTGTAGCTGAAACATCACCAAATAACTACCTCTAATGGCTCAAGTAACTAACTTTAACAAGCACTAAGATAGGTGACTCAGCTACAAATGAAAACTCAGCTATTCACTAAGACGCTCTTAACATTAACAATGGGTATTCACTAAGACAGTTTCTAACTGATTCGTatgcaattaaaataaacatacctctaataatattataataattataaagtttaaacaTATTACAAcaaattctatttatttttcaaaaattgaaattaagtACCTTAAAAATGTGAGGGAGGAAGAGAATCTCTGAACCTCACTGTGATGAAAATCAGTATTCTGATCTTCCCCGCATAGTGCTGCAATGTCATCAATGTATCTGAAGAAATTCTCAGCAGAATAGTCAAACGAAGAAACCCTAATCCCGCTACTAGTAGTAGCATTATTACTAGCGCCAACATCATTACCACTGCCATTGTCAATGCCTACAGTTGTAGCAGTAGCACCAGCATCAGCACCATTGTTTGCCGGTGCAGAATCTTCTGGAACATTTCCATCCTTCTTTGGTTTTGTTTTCATGTTCTTCTTAGTGTTCTTCTTTCCTTTGAGGCCAAAAAGTTCAGCGATGCAAAGCTCTTCTGCTTCCATTCCCTCAAGTTTTATAGAGACTTGAACTCTAAACGTGTTCCCCTGTTGTTGTTAACATAGTTACTAGGTAACCCAGtcattattaaataaatatacaaaagTATAAAAACACCAAAGGCCAACATCTACTAAAATAATACCAAAAAGCCAACATCTACTAAAATATAAAGGTATGTAATAAGGTAAGGAACAGGAGTTCAAGGAGCCATCTCAAGCAGGGAAGGGCGGGAACACCAAAACAGAAGGAATACTGTAGCAAAATAAGTAATATATAGCACACaccaaaaaaaatgaaaaattagcTAAGGCCAAGCCATGTGAAGGATAACAAAATAAACAGCAATAATTAACTAACAATAATTATTCATTCATACCTACACATTACCAGCAAtccaataacaataaaataacaATACATACCTAAACATTACCAGCAATCCAATAACAATACAATCCAATCCAATTATTCAATTGAAACAGGCAAACAGGCAATAACAATCCATTCCAATAACAATACAATCCAATCCAATAACAATACAAAGTTCACAGTTCTGAATCAGTAACATAGTTCAGTTGAAACAGGCAAACAATTATTCAATCAATTATTCAATCACTATATATCACTATATCAATTCACACTTCACAGTTCACAAAAAAACAATTATTCAATCACTATATCACCATATCAGTTCACAGTTGAATGACTTGAATCAAAGTTCaccaaggttctgaaaatcggACCGGTCATCAAACCGTTTTAAtcactggttcactggtttacTGGTCCAACCAGTCCAACCGGTGGTTCAACCGGAAAAACTGTTTTAGAACAGCAACGCGTGATGGAGAGGGAAGATTGTTGGCTATTTGTCCATAGTTGATTCCAAAATCAGAACCACTTGTCTGTATAAAACTATAAATGTCTCTTGAGAAAAACACAGTTTTGAAAtatcagaaaaataaaatgcttAAATTCCTATGCTGAATAAGAAGAATAAGTACACAACCAAATTGATAGAATCATAAAACTAAAATGAAtaacatataaattaatttatggTTTTTGATTCCTCTGAGGATGCAATGTAGTTTCTCTTTCATTCCATGAAGCTAAGAAGGAATAACATTCTGATCACTAAACAACTAGACTGGAATGTTCCATTAGCAAGAAAACATAGACAGAAACAGAATAAGATTACCCCAGATAACAAAATCAGTTTTTTTCATCAACTTTGTGTGGAATCAAAAGAGAATCATGCAGAAGTATACAAGTTACACACCAGAAATAGTGAGAAGCAGCATAAGCAGTTTGAAGTAGGAGGAATTGAATAAATTTGCATGGCCTTGACATGACTTTGACTAATAACACATATAAAAATATGCATTGAAAAAGTACAAAATTTCAATAAACATTACTAAACAGAGGCAAGAAAGAACAATCATCATTCAGCAACAAACATTACAAACAGCAACAAGTAATCACACTATTACCAAAttcaaaaagaatgaaaacCAGATAACCCCAATCATAAACACCATtaccaaattaaataaaaaatcaaccaaaaatcACCTTGCAAATCAAAAACTCAATCTCTTGAACTCAATAATTACATCAGTTATCCAACTAAATAATTGCATCACAGTTATCATAAAGAGATTTCAAAGCCTAGAAGCAGAGTGAAATTAAAAACATGAAGCATATAATAAATCAAAAGATCACCAATtgcaaattttttaataagaacAGAAGTTAAGAacaatgaaaaatgaaaaaagattcAACAGTTTTCAACCCAATTTTAATAAAGCTCATCACAAtgattaacaacaacaaaaaggACTGAAGGAACAGTGAATCAGTAACACGCAgtgcaaatttaaaatttaaaagttatcaatttaaaatttatcatcaaatacAATCAGTGAGCAAAACCAATCAACCAAGCACTGACTGAGTATTCTATTCTGATTCTGTGACTGGGAAGCAACAAATTCAAGTTACagcaacaaatttaacaaatcCAAGTAAAGTCCCGATTTACAGCAACATTTAGATTAGCAACAAGGCAAATTTGATTAGCAATTCAGCAACATGCAAAAATACAGGGAGAAGGGAAATCTGAAAACAGAGAACAGGGAAGCGATGGTGCAGGGACTCACCAACGGTCGACGGCGAGTCGGCGACCACCCCACGGAAGGCGACGAAGCAAAGACAATCCCACGAGTTGCTTCTGCCGCCGGCGACGAGACAGACGAACCACGAGATGCCAGTGACTGAGACCAGACTCGAGTGAGACTGGGAGGCAGAATCGAGCAGAGACAACCACGGACGACGAGCAGCAACCAACACGCACAGCTCGAGCACTCACTGGCGGAGGGAGGCGCGAGCAGCCGAGCACAGAGGAGAACGGCGAGATGCGAGCACCCGACGTGGTGGATCCGGCGAGAGGCCCGAGAGCACGAAGACggaagttcttgagtgcgatgGACGGCGGCAGCAGTCTCTCATCCAACAGACGGCGACAGCTATTGGTGGAGGCTAGGGTTTGCTGAAGGAAGGAGTTGGAGAAGGGGGGAATGCGGGATAACGCGTGCAACTTTTTCCTTTTGAAGGAAGGAAACGAGGTCGTTTTATGTAAACCGACCGGGTTCCGGTCCGGTCCGACTTGCCGATAACCGGCCGGTTTAGTGGTTTATGAACGGTtttttattttgcgattttgCACATTGGACTGGATTGTTTTTTTTGCTGGTTTCCGGTTGAACCGGTTCGACCGTTAAtccggtccggttttcagaaTTTTGGTGACTACTGACTAGAGTTTCCTTTGGTCCTTCAGCATGCAAAACGCGGTGTTTGGGGCAAATATCAAAAATCGGCCGGGTCACGATTCGGTTCGACCGGCCGGTTCGATAGTCCAACAGCGATTTTCAAATTCTGCGGTTTTGTCTTTTGTTCGAACCGTATTTGCTAACTGTTCCCGGTTCGACTAGTCCGACCGGCCGGTTCGAACCAGTTTTTAGAACATTGGTAACTACTGTTTATTTTGTTATCCTTCACATGGCTTTGCCTTAgctaatttttcatttttttttggtgtGTGCTTTATATTACTTATTTTGCTACAATATTCCTTCTGTTTTGGTGTTCCCGCCCTTCCCTGCTTGAGATGGCTCCTTGAACTCCTGTTCCCTACCTTATTACGTACCTTTATATTTTAGTAGATGTTGGCCTTTTGGTGTTATTTTAGTAGATGTTGGCCTTTGGTGATTTTATACTTTTGTATATTCATTTAATAATGACTGGTTACCTAGTAACAATGTTAACAACAACAGGGGAACACGTTTAGAGTTCAAGTCTCTATAAAACTTGAGGGAATGGAAGCAGAAGAGCTTTGCATCGCTGAACTTTTTGGCCTCAAAGGAAACAAGAACACTAAGAAGAACATGAAAACAAAACCAAAGAAGGATGGAAATGTTCCAGAAGATTCTCCACCGGCAGACAATGGTGCTGATGCTGGTGCTACTGCTACAGCTGTAGGCATTGACAATGGCAGTGGTAACGATGTTGGCGCTAGTAATAATGCTACTACTAGTAGCGGGATTAGGGTTTCTTCATTTGACTATTCTGCTGAGAATTTCTTCAGATACATTGATGACATTGCAGCACTATGCGGGGAAGATCAGAATACTGATTTTTATCACAGTGAGGTTCAGAGATTCTCTTCCTCCCTCACATTTTTAAGGTacttaatttcaatttttgaaaaataaatagaatttgTTGTAATAtgtttaaactttataattattataatattattagaggtatgtttattttaattgcatGTGAATCAGTTAGAAACTGTTTTGAGTTGCTTCTAGATTGAAGTTATACCCATTATTAATGTTAAGAGCGTCTTAATGAATAGCTGAGTTCTCATTTGTAGCTGAGTCACCTATCTTAGTGCTTGTTAGAGTTAGTTACTTGAGCCATTAGAGGTAGTTATTTGGTGATGTTTCAGCTACAACTCTAGCTATAAACATGTACACATAATCTCAATATTTATAATTGATGGTTCTAGTTGAACttgagaagggggggttgaatcaaGTTGGTTAAAAACTCAAAGTTTCTAGTTCTGTTTTTGCTGTTGCTCGAGTTGCAGGAGATTATATGAAATAGTCTCATACGCAGAACattaaaagaagagagaagaggagaaaggggccagcatgtatcctggttcggatTCTTAGTGCCATGAATCCTACATCCAGTCTTAGTGCCATGAAACCATGgtagaatttcactataattcTCAGATTACATTCACCAATACTATTGAATTAATTCCTAATCCAACTAGTATCTACCCCTAAGCTTTATACACCAAAGTTTAGCAACCCCAAAGTGCTATCCCAACTTGGAAGGGGAATCTACACAAATTCAATTCCCAccaagtgctaacccaacttggcAAGGGGAACTAATCCTAGTTCATAAACCCAAATTACATCAGAAATCTGTGGCTATTTTGCATCACTCATGCCTTTTCTCTCTTGGCTTTTGATCCTCACACAATTgcctttttcaaaacaaaaaataacgCAAGACAGCCATAACATAAAATCAGAATTAAGCTTGAGTAGAAGAAAGAGATTCCAGCTCTATGTTAGAGATGGTGCTCTGAATATGTGGGTTCTCTTCCTTGGCTTCAAATGTTGGATTGAAGCTTGCTATATATCTTCTTCTTGGCTTCATTGTAGCTTCATCCTCTTTGCTTTTCATTGCTACTCGTTGGAGTGGTCCTTGATGGCATGCAGTCCTTTCTTCATCCTGCTCCACTACCCTTGCTGTCCGAGGAGTTCCACCACTACCTCTGCTGTCCTTGGTGTTCATTTCTTCCTTGGCATGTTTCTCTTTTCCATTCTGCTCCATGATCTCTGCCATACGAGGAGCTGCTCCTTGCTTCTGCATATTTGTGTTTTGCTCAACCACTTCTGAATTTTGCTTTACTGTTTGTCCTTGGAGAGGTGAGAGTGTCCTAGTTGTCCTAGGTGTGTTGTTTACTCCAATTTCTTCCAGCTGTCCTTGATGTTGACAGATGTCcttgtctttcttttctttttgccaAATGCATAACCTTTTATTCTTTGCTGAACGGTGCAATGAGCTTTGGCTCTTTTACAATGCTGAAGCACTAGCTGGTCTTGGACTGAATTTGTGTGGACTTGGTCATATGGGCCTGCCACAATAAAGCACACATTAAACAATATTGGGCTTTTAACCCAAAACAATGTTTGTCATCATAATATAACACAAAATCAAACTAGgctcaacaatctcccccttgatgacaaacatgataaaatagggaaattaaaaaatttaactgAGTTAAGAACACTTCCCTTTTATGACATTCGGATTGTGAGTTGCTCCCCCTGAATGCTAGCATTACTCCCCCTTGATCATGGCTTACATCTTTTCCTGAACCAAAACTTAAGAACAGCCAAAACCAATATTTCTAAACTATATATCACAGTAATGAAAGCACAGAGCAATTAACACAAAGCACCACAAAATATTGTTCTTAACTATTACTATTAATCCCTAAGCCAAAAATAacattccttttcttttctcccccttttgtAATCAAGGGAGGAAAGGAAAAAACCTGCACAAAATTTGTTAGTGGCCAGTGTATATAGTCCAAGTAGCAGAGTGGTTTAAGT is a window encoding:
- the LOC130944244 gene encoding uncharacterized protein LOC130944244 isoform X3; its protein translation is MCVGGPVWALDWCPWIDERPDCSAKCEFVAVATHPPGSSYHKMGAPLTGRGVIQIWCLLNIREQDEEKCYLTNKGKKRPKKDKSTKVTRPRGRPRKNPKGKVIDNTNSETPQYIPALDVQFPESSSELPASDGVCWNNEEILPIIDMSRRGHKIIEASSEKSAQIKRPRGRPKKSSKEATVCSSNSENQAVQALAVQVPEDSAEINFSGAADGNRNEAALQQCSVAKQKQTKKAASACNNILETHVKSSRLKANHRDVGCNEDAALLTQVENDSSQPHGSSAMGNVVAPNSISGNVTMPKLVSCLAHNGKLAWDVKWQPRNMYDPVSKHRMGYLAVLLGNGSLEVWEVPLPRVLREIYKHREGTDPRFIKLAPVFKCSMLKRGGKQSIPLTVEWSVMPPHDYLLVGCHDGMVALWKFSIKTSSKCDDTKPVLCFRGDAAPIRAVAWTPFEGDPESFNIIVTAGHEGLKFWDLRNPFRPLRSMQPVPRNIYSLDWLPKPSCIIMSFEDGTMKTISLVKVANEFPVNGKTYNGKRQPWLHTYSLSSSAIWNVQVSRNTGMVAYCGADGTVFRFQLTTKAVEIGDSHHSVPFFLCGSVTEEDSTLVINSSVSTGPFPLKRSIERVRHAQSFRDLLRKSATGEMAKASNPDSQTFALCGDDDLGMASESEEALSSVKQPKRQKLTGSDKKKPAESNSLVSKDDASARNLGDDTEKADFGNIPEVFPSKMVALHRVRWNMNKGSERWLCFGGAGGIVRCQEFVYTDIDRRWALKR